Sequence from the Castanea sativa cultivar Marrone di Chiusa Pesio chromosome 12, ASM4071231v1 genome:
TTTTAGCTTTGAAATTTCAGATAACAtctttgccttttcttttctgggACTTGATAACAGAGATTGTCTCCCTGATAATGGAAACATCATTACTATTGGTGCATAAATTAATTATTGCCATCAAACTTATGGCAGTTGGCCTAATTTTATCCTATCAATGATGTAGATTGAGTTTGGCTGCTACTGGGAATGGGCGTGAGTCACTTAGCAGTTACAGCACTCTGAATAGCTCAAATTTTTGTTGCATTTGAATGTACATAGATAGCTACTTGATTGATTTGTACGGTAACACTTGGCATTATCCTATTTAAGTTGTTGCCTTATTTTCCTATTTAAGTTGTtgccttattttattttgacggAAAAACgtatttgttttttgtgtgtagGACAAAAGCATGAGCTGTCTTGTAGAATAAATGATTCTGAAgttgaattttatataattcCTCTCATTGCAATGCAGTGCAGGGGAATCCGTCATGCCTTATTTAGTGGAAGGATCAGTCTCACTTCTCACTTTTAAaggtgtaaaattttttatcagcTAAGGCTTCATAGATAATCTGCTTCTTGGTCTAAATATGGATTCCAGTCTCAAAGGTAATTTTACTCAACATTCTTTTTCCTAATTGGTTGCTGCTTAATATGAACTCTATTTTTATCTCCAAACCAAACatcattcctttttctttctttgatatgTTGCTTTGTAGATTTTATCTATTGATTTTCTAATcgttttttctatttatttcaaTAGGAATAGCTGTTGTGATTATGGGTGTCAGTGGCGCTGGGAAATCGTAAGTCTTAACCCTCATCTGGCATCTATATATTTCACAATAAAATCCTTTGTATATCATCattgcttttattttaaatgaagacTAGATCTAGATATCCCAGGAAATTCTATAAGGTTTGTACTTGTAAAATCATCTTAAGAAGCACAGCAAACCTACACATTTAAAGGATCTAATTGCCCTGTTAAATCACTTTTATCACATGCATTTTGGTTTTCAAGTAACATTACTTAATAAATTCAGGTCATTAATTTTCTTGATGGTTGAATAGAGATTTTTGAAGAATTCATTTTGATTCCATTAATTCAGTTGCACACAAATGTACTGGTGTATGCCCTAATTTCTACTTCACGCCAGTTTTCCTTTCCTATGCTCTTTACAattctctttgatttttctaATATTCATATTGTAGTTTCTTTTTGTATTCATTTATTTGAATGTGTGGTTCAACAGCACCATAGGTGAGATGCTGGCAAAAGTTATTAATTGCAGCTTTCTTGATGCTGATGATTATCATCCACTTTCAAATAAAGGtatttatataaacttattttctatTGGATAAAAACTATAATCTGTTTTATACTTTTCAGCATTTTCACTTGTTCAACTTAACAGAAAAGATGCGCAAAGGGATCCCTCTTTCAGATGAAGATCGGATTCCATGGCTTGAAACACTACGTGATGCCTTACAAGAGAGCTTAGctaacaaaaaaattgtgattctTGGGTGTTCTGCTCTCCAGAAGCAATACAGAAATATTCTCAGATCTGCAGGCCCAAATTATGAACTAGGACGCTGTGCCAGTGAGGTAAAGTTTGTTTTATTGGATGCTAAGGCAGAGGTGCTTGCTGCTCGTTTAGAGAACAGAGCTGCAGAAGGAAAGCATTTCATGCCAGCTAAGCTTTTGCAATCTCAGTTAGACTTGCTTCAGATCGATGAATCTGAAGGAATATTTAAAGTAGATGCTACTCTAAATCCGCAGACCATTGTAAGTACCATATACACCTGGATTTTTTCGTCAAAAGTAGCTCAGGACCGTAAGAATTTGTAACCAGTTTATTCAGCAATTAAATTGGTGCTTCAGCTATGTTTAGTATCTCAGAAAGTAATTCTGGGAATTTATTAAACTCTCACCATTATATTCTGAACAAAAGATGATTATATTCCCTGTCAAGTTTGGTATGAAAAAAACTGACTTAGGGCTAAGCCTGAACTCCTAATACATTAGcagaaattctttaaaaaaagaaatttactattttctttACTCCTTTGAATTTTATAATTGTCAGTTTCTCTCTCATAATATGGATGTGACAGTTGCAACCTCAGAATGTTAGCTGTGTGAAATGACAAGATATTTTTGTGGGGAAATCTTATTCAAGAAGAGTGAAGGGAAATATAAACAGAGGTAGGCTAGTTTTCATGTTGTTGTTTGACCTAAGGAAAATAGGCTAAACTTTCCCTTGATGAAATGTATTTG
This genomic interval carries:
- the LOC142618404 gene encoding gluconokinase — translated: MDSSLKGIAVVIMGVSGAGKSTIGEMLAKVINCSFLDADDYHPLSNKEKMRKGIPLSDEDRIPWLETLRDALQESLANKKIVILGCSALQKQYRNILRSAGPNYELGRCASEVKFVLLDAKAEVLAARLENRAAEGKHFMPAKLLQSQLDLLQIDESEGIFKVDATLNPQTIVSTIYTWIFSSKVAQDRKNL